Proteins co-encoded in one Gossypium arboreum isolate Shixiya-1 chromosome 11, ASM2569848v2, whole genome shotgun sequence genomic window:
- the LOC108470602 gene encoding nicotinamidase 1 encodes MVSATIDLLKKELPFEEGSLVLSKDVKTGLVLVDVVNGFCSVGAGNLAPVKPDKQISYMVKESARLAKLFCGEKWPVFAFLDSHHPDIPEPPYPPHCIAGTDEARLVPDLQWLENEANATLKCKDCIDGFLGSVEKDGSNVFVDWVKKNQLKAILVVGICTDICVLDFVCSTLSARNHRMLTPLEDVIVYSGGCATFDLPVHVAKDINGALAHPQDLMHHIGLYMAKGRGARIVSEVSFAAL; translated from the exons ATGGTGTCAGCGACGATTGATCTGTTGAAGAAAGAGCTTCCTTTTGAAGAAGGCTCTTTGGTTCTTTCGAAAGATGTTAAGACTGGTCTTGTTCTTGTTGATGTTGTTAATGGTTTCTGCAGCGTTGGAGCTGGAAATCTG GCTCCAGTGAAACCTGATAAACAAATATCTTATATGGTTAAAGAATCTGCGAGACTAGCCAAGCTATTTTGTGGGGAAAAATGGCCTGTTTTTGCTTTCCTTGATTCCCATCATCCTGATATTCCTGAGCCTCCCTACCCACCTCATTGCATTGCTGGAACTGATGAAGCTAGATTGGTTCCTG ATCTCCAATGGCTAGAGAATGAAGCTAATGCAACACTTAAATGCAAAGATTGTATTGATGGTTTCCTTGGTTCAGTTGAGAAAGATGGTTCAAATGTGTTTGTAGATTGGGTTAAGAAGAATCAGCTTAAAGCT ATACTGGTTGTCGGCATATGTACAGACATATGTGTACTGGATTTTGTATGTTCCACTCTGTCGGCTCGAAATCATAGGATGCTTACCCCTCTTGAGGATGTGATTGTCTACTCTGGTGGTTGTGCAACTTTTGATCTTCCAGTTCATGTTGCCAAAGATATCAACGGTGCTTTGGCTCATCCACAG GATCTTATGCATCACATAGGTCTATACATGGCCAAGGGAAGGGGGGCCAGGATTGTATCAGAGGTCTCATTTGCTGCTCTATAA